DNA from candidate division TA06 bacterium:
GGAGATTGCCGATGCCGCATCCTGTCAGGCTTTCATCGTGGACGCGGTCTCGGTGGACGAGTTCACCCCGCTGGCCCGGATCGCCGGGCTGGCCGGGATCGAGCGCAAATCCCTGCTTCACGCATTGAATATGAGGATGGCAGCCCGGCAGGCCTGCCAGGACCTTCACAAAAAATTGGACGAGGTCAACCTGATCGTGGCGCACCTGGGCGGCGGCATCTCCATTTCGCCGGTGAATCACGGAAAATTCGTGGACGTCAACAACGCCAATGAGGGCGGGCCGTTCTCGCCGGAACGGGCTGGCGGAGTGCCATGCGGCGATTTAGTGAAGATGTGCTTCTCAGGGAAATATACCAAGGACGAAATCCTAAAAAAACTAACCAGGGCCGGGGGCCTCATGGCTTATTTAGGCACCAACAGCGCTAAAGAGGCCGTGGAACGCGCGGCCAAGGGCGACGCCCAGGCCCGAGAAGTCCTATCCGCGATGTGCTACCAGATCGCCAAGGAGATCGGCGCCTGCGCGACCGTTCTCAAGGGCAGGGTGGACGCCATCGTGATCACGGGCGGCGCGGCGTTCAACGCGACGATCACCGACCAGATCAGGGAACGGGCGGCGTTCATCGCGCCGAAGTTCCTGGTGTTCCCGGGCGAGGACGAGATGCCGGCCTTGGCGACCGGGGCATTGCGGGTCTTGAAAGGAGAGGAGAAAGCAAGGGAATATTGATTTTTATGTTACCCTAAGATGCCTTCAATGCCTTGCTGGATGAAAGATGTAGTATATCCAACCGTGCCATCGCCTAGAGTTGGATGTCATCGAATCTAATAATATCAAATAAACCTAAGAAGAAAAATGGATAATCAAGCAAAGAAAGACCAAGGTACCAAGTGGCTTGGTTTTTGGGCGAATATTTATATGATTAGTAATGGCTGTATTAAGTTTTTTCCGTGGCTTTCAAGCTAGAGTTCTAACCAATGCTACTGAACTGGTGGTATCAATTTCTATTTTAGTGGGCATCCTTTTTGCTATTTTATATATTTATTGCGGGATAGGGTTGCGAAAACGCAAATTATGGGCCTGGATAGTTAATATAGTTTTGTTATTAATAGAAGCTATAGGGTTTATTATAATCTTTTCCCCCAATTTGGGTGTTGCTATTTTTAAGGTTATATTGTCGTTAGCTTGGTTGATACCTAATATTATCTATTTCTTGAAACGCAAGAATCTTTTTTCGTAAACCGACACCAGATCATGGGTGAAAATTTATGGCTTCGAGCATTGAATGTATAAAAAACGGGAGAAATACATTGATGTGGCGTATACTGGCCATCAACCCCGGCTCCGCCTCCACCATGTAAAACTAAGGATATATTTATGAAATTAAAAATCATCATCACTTTTGAAGACGGCTGGTATATTTCCAGTTGTCCCAGTCTTCCCGGCTGCCATTCACAAGGGCGGACGACAAAAGAAGCCTTTGCAAACATTAAAGACGCCATAAAGGGATACATTGCAAGTTATGCCAAGCACAACGAGCCTTTGCCGGTGCAGCCTTTTATCGAAAAGCAAATAGAGGTAAAATATGACCGTATTCCCGCTGGTATCCGGTAAAAAGCTGGTCAAAGCTTTGCGGCGAATAGGTTATATTGTGGATCATCAAACCGGAAGCCACATTATACTCAGGCATATTGACCCGCCGCATAGACGTTTGACTATTCCAAACCGTAGTGAAATAGCCAAAGGCACATTGCGCAGTATTCTCCGTGATGCGGGATTGAGCGTCGAGGAAATAAAAGAAATTTTATAAAATATATTTTTAATCGAAAGAATTCCTCGAAGCTCGCTGCGGGGTTACCCCAAAGGGAAAGTATGAAAACCGCAGGTTTTCATACAGATGGTATCTACACGATAGATACCTCGCAGCTTGCTGCGGGGTAGTTCATTAATGCAGATAATGTCGATAAGATAGAGAAAGCAATTAAAGATAGATTGAGCAAATTAATTGAATGGAAAAATAATAAGGGAACCCCCAACCGCAGATAAGACAGCATATACGCTACGGGCTTACGCCCTTGCCCTTCGGGACATCCCGATAAGTCGGGACGCCGTATATGCTGGGAATGTTAGCCATGCAACCTTTAAAGACAATACGACAGTATGAGCCAACTTATACCAATACAATCAACGGACAACATACTTCCAGAATACCGACAGACGCCAATCGGACTACTTTTGGAATACCACAATCTTAATCGACCGCTTGATATTTACGACCAGGCACAACTTTTAATCGGAATGTGTATGGACAACAGAAAACATTTACACATCCCCGACAACTTTGCTTTTATCATTCGGGCGGGTGGAGCAAACTTGCGATACAGTGAATTTAAAGTTTCATACGCTATTGCTGTTGGACAAATCAAACACATTGCGCTAATTGGACACAACCACTGTGGAATGGTCAATTTAATTTCACGCAAAGACGAATTTATAAAAGGACTTGTGGATATAGCGGGCTGGAAAAAAGAAGAAGCCGAAGAACATTTTAGGCACTTTGCGCCACTGTTTGAAATCGGCGACGAGACCGCCTTTATATTAAGCGAGACAAAGCGACTACGGCTGCGATATCCTAAAATTCAAATTGTTCCGATGATTTATTTGGTTGATGACAACAAACTTTACTTCATAAAAGAAAATTGAAAAACAAACGACAACCCAAAGAAAGGGCATGCATCTGACAGCGCCGACCCTCAAACAGGGGTAACGCGCTTCGTAGGGCAGGAAAGCAGTAAATTTGAAGTTCAGTGCTTCGCAGGAAGTTCAGCGGTAATAATCCCTGCCGGCGGGCAGCCGCAAACCCGCGACGTTGGTGATGCAGGTTCAGATATTAACAAAATAATTGGTTTCGGCTTGTCCGAGTTAGGGCGCCTAAAGAATGAAAAGATCAGCCAGATAATTGAGGCCATCGTCGCCATTATAACTAACTAACGATCAGATAAAATAACTGGAGGAACCGCCAGTGCCCTTCAAAGTCCTGGCCATCAATCCCGGCTCCACCTCCACCAAGATAGCGGTGTACGAGGATGGCAAACCGGTCTTCAAGGATACCCTGCGCCATTCCGCCGAGGAGCTGCCGCCCTTCAAGCGGATCACCGACCAATATGATTTCCGCAAGAAGGTGATCGAAGACGCTTTAAGCAAGGCCGGCATCAACGTCGAAGAACTGAATGCCATCGTGGGGCGGGGAGGGCTGTTCAAGCCCATCCCCTCGGGCACATACCAGGTCAACGAGGAGATGAAGGCCACGGTGCTGGAGTCGCGCTACGGCGAGCACGCCTCCAATCTGGGCTGCCTGATCGCCGCCGACGTGGCCCGGGATGCCGGCTGCAAAGCCTACATCGTGGACCCGGTGGTGGTGGACGAGATGAATCCGCTGGCCCGGTACTCGGGCCTGCCGGAGATCCCGCGCCGGAGCATCCTCCACGCGCTCAACCAGAAGGCGGTAGCCCGGCGGGCGGCCCAGGAACTGGGAAAACCCTACGAACAGCTAAATCTCATAATGGTCCACCTGGGCGGCGGCATCTCGGTGGGCATTCACCAGCAGGGCTGGGTGACTGACGTCAACAACGCTCTCAACGGCGACGGGCCGTTCGCTCCGGAGCGGGCCGGCGGTCTGCCTACCGGGGATTTGGTCGAGCTGTGCTTCTCAGGGAAATACACCCAGAAGGAGATCATGAAGCTGCTGGCCGGCCAGGGCGGCTGCGTCTCCCACCTGGGCACCAACGACGGCCGGGAGATGGAGAACCGGCTCAAGGCCGGCGACGCCAAGACGGCCCTGATCGTGGAAGCCATGGCCTACCAAGTGGCCAAGACCATCGGCGAGATGGCCACGGTGGTGAAAGGCTCGGTGGATGCCATCGTGCTCACCGGCTCCTTCGCCTACTTCAAGCAGTT
Protein-coding regions in this window:
- the buk gene encoding butyrate kinase, whose protein sequence is MKVPKVKKAVKKKTIKKAVLRKASKPPVKKKTKSPAQTGKIKKAGSRKPAKQKLKNKYSRTSQKKVTKAKAVKKPIASKALSKEPLILVLNPGSTSTKVAVYKGSKPLVSESIEHDKAEIEKYAKIVDQYPMRQAVILDFLARNKIDLKTLAAVVDRGGLLKPISSGTYVINEVMLNDLREARRGEHISNVGAFIAREIADAASCQAFIVDAVSVDEFTPLARIAGLAGIERKSLLHALNMRMAARQACQDLHKKLDEVNLIVAHLGGGISISPVNHGKFVDVNNANEGGPFSPERAGGVPCGDLVKMCFSGKYTKDEILKKLTRAGGLMAYLGTNSAKEAVERAAKGDAQAREVLSAMCYQIAKEIGACATVLKGRVDAIVITGGAAFNATITDQIRERAAFIAPKFLVFPGEDEMPALATGALRVLKGEEKAREY
- a CDS encoding type II toxin-antitoxin system HicB family antitoxin, encoding MKLKIIITFEDGWYISSCPSLPGCHSQGRTTKEAFANIKDAIKGYIASYAKHNEPLPVQPFIEKQIEVKYDRIPAGIR
- a CDS encoding type II toxin-antitoxin system HicA family toxin, which encodes MTVFPLVSGKKLVKALRRIGYIVDHQTGSHIILRHIDPPHRRLTIPNRSEIAKGTLRSILRDAGLSVEEIKEIL
- a CDS encoding carbonic anhydrase, translating into MSQLIPIQSTDNILPEYRQTPIGLLLEYHNLNRPLDIYDQAQLLIGMCMDNRKHLHIPDNFAFIIRAGGANLRYSEFKVSYAIAVGQIKHIALIGHNHCGMVNLISRKDEFIKGLVDIAGWKKEEAEEHFRHFAPLFEIGDETAFILSETKRLRLRYPKIQIVPMIYLVDDNKLYFIKEN
- the buk gene encoding butyrate kinase, yielding MPFKVLAINPGSTSTKIAVYEDGKPVFKDTLRHSAEELPPFKRITDQYDFRKKVIEDALSKAGINVEELNAIVGRGGLFKPIPSGTYQVNEEMKATVLESRYGEHASNLGCLIAADVARDAGCKAYIVDPVVVDEMNPLARYSGLPEIPRRSILHALNQKAVARRAAQELGKPYEQLNLIMVHLGGGISVGIHQQGWVTDVNNALNGDGPFAPERAGGLPTGDLVELCFSGKYTQKEIMKLLAGQGGCVSHLGTNDGREMENRLKAGDAKTALIVEAMAYQVAKTIGEMATVVKGSVDAIVLTGSFAYFKQFVDWVIERVSWMAPVRVYPGEDEMTALAEAGFRMLKGEEQAREYA